In a genomic window of Rhododendron vialii isolate Sample 1 chromosome 12a, ASM3025357v1:
- the LOC131310427 gene encoding F-box/kelch-repeat protein SKIP11-like: MCGFGSMSFVHQSSNRRRAVDNSDSDSLIHGIGRDNSISCLIRCSRADYRTIASLNRSFRSLIQSGELYKLRRKAGIIEHWVYISCHLLEWEAFDPNRRRWMPLPKMHSNECFFFSDKESLAVGTELLVFGKEVMSNVIYRYSLLTNKWSSGMRMNAPRCLFGSASLGEIAIIAGGCDSKGNALSSAELYNSETGNWQRLQNMLKPRKMCSGVFMDGKFYVIGGVGGSDSKLLTCGEEYNLATEIWTEIPNMSPSRSSGTDTPATAEAPPLVAVVDNVLYAADYATMEVRKYDKERREWHSVGRLPERAASMNGWGLAFRACGHRLICIGGPRASGEGFIEVNSWVPSKGPPEWILLDRKQSASFVYNCAVMGC, from the coding sequence ATGTGTGGCTTTGGTTCTATGTCCTTTGTACACCAAAGCAGTAACCGGCGGCGAGCTGTGGATAATTCGGATTCCGATTCCCTTATCCATGGAATTGGTAGAGACAACTCGATTAGCTGCCTCATTCGGTGTTCTAGAGCTGATTATCGTACCATTGCATCTCTTAACCGGAGCTTCCGCTCTCTTATTCAAAGCGGTGAGCTCTACAAGCTTAGGCGGAAAGCGGGCATAATTGAGCACTGGGTATATATCTCGTGCCACCTGCTAGAATGGGAAGCTTTTGATCCCAATCGCCGGCGTTGGATGCCGTTGCCAAAGATGCATTCTAAtgaatgtttctttttttcagaTAAGGAGTCATTAGCGGTTGGAACCGAGCTTCTTGTATTTGGAAAGGAGGTGATGTCCAATGTTATATACAGATATAGTCTGCTGACAAACAAGTGGTCGTCGGGTATGAGGATGAATGCCCCAAGGTGTTTGTTTGGGTCTGCTAGCCTTGGGGAGATTGCTATTATAGCTGGTGGTTGTGATTCTAAGGGTAATGCTCTAAGCTCTGCTGAACTTTATAATTCGGAGACTGGAAATTGGCAGAGACTCCAAAACATGCTCAAGCCGCGGAAGATGTGTTCAGGGGTATTTATGGATGggaagttttatgtgattgggGGAGTTGGGGGAAGCGATTCAAAGCTTCTTACTTGTGGAGAAGAGTATAATTTGGCAACGGAAATTTGGACTGAAATCCCTAATATGTCCCCCTCGAGGAGCAGTGGTACTGATACCCCTGCTACGGCTGAGGCCCCACCTCTTGTTGCTGTTGTTGATAATGTATTGTATGCAGCTGATTATGCAACTATGGAGGTTAGAAAATATGAtaaggagaggagagagtggcATTCGGTGGGGAGATTGCCAGAAAGGGCAGCATCCATGAACGGTTGGGGATTAGCATTTAGAGCTTGTGGACACCGCCTTATTTGTATCGGTGGACCTAGGGCATCAGGTGAAGGATTTATAGAAGTCAATTCATGGGTTCCAAGTAAAGGCCCTCCTGAGTGGATTTTGCTAGACCGAAAGCAATCCGCTAGCTTTGTGTATAATTGTGCTGTGATGGGTTGCTga